In bacterium BMS3Abin08, the following proteins share a genomic window:
- the atpD gene encoding ATP synthase subunit beta, with protein sequence MNKGRVAQIIGAVVDVEFEDELPQILNALKIEQAEDTEKGLPEVNIVLEVASHIGENRVRTISMGPTDGLVRGMKVVDTGQPIAVPVGDVTLGRIMNVTGDPYDQAGPIDAKEKWPIHRLAPEFVEQEPTEQVFETGVKVFDLLVPFVRGGKMGMFGGAGVGKTVIIMEMIHNIALVHGGVSVFAGVGERTREGNDLYLEMKESGVLEKAALIYGQMNEPPGARLRVSLSALTVAEYFRDQGQDVLIFIDNIFRYTLAGSEVSALLGRMPSAVGYQPNLGTDMGMLQERIATTNKGSITSMQAIYVPADDLTDPAVATAFTHLDGTVVLSRQIAELGIYPAVDPLDSTSRALDPRTLGEDHYRVARGVQKVLQRYKGLQDIIAILGMEELSEDDKLVVSRARKIQRFLSQPFHVAEAFTGTPGKYVKLEDTIKGFQSIIDGRYDDVPEQAFYMVGTIEEVEEKAKKLGWSRE encoded by the coding sequence ATGAATAAAGGCAGGGTCGCACAGATTATTGGTGCAGTCGTAGATGTTGAGTTTGAAGATGAGCTGCCTCAAATACTCAATGCCTTGAAGATAGAACAGGCTGAGGACACGGAGAAGGGGCTACCCGAGGTAAACATAGTTCTGGAGGTTGCTTCTCACATTGGAGAAAACAGGGTGAGGACTATTTCGATGGGTCCAACCGACGGCTTGGTCCGTGGTATGAAGGTTGTTGATACGGGTCAGCCTATTGCGGTTCCCGTTGGCGATGTCACCCTCGGAAGGATCATGAACGTAACAGGCGATCCCTATGACCAGGCAGGCCCTATAGATGCAAAGGAGAAGTGGCCGATCCACAGACTGGCGCCCGAGTTTGTCGAGCAGGAGCCCACTGAACAGGTCTTTGAGACAGGGGTTAAGGTTTTTGATCTCCTTGTCCCCTTCGTCAGGGGCGGCAAAATGGGGATGTTCGGTGGTGCAGGTGTTGGAAAGACGGTTATTATTATGGAGATGATTCATAACATTGCCCTGGTTCACGGCGGTGTCTCTGTTTTTGCCGGGGTCGGCGAGAGGACGAGGGAAGGCAATGACCTCTATCTCGAAATGAAGGAGTCGGGTGTTCTTGAGAAGGCAGCCCTTATCTATGGACAGATGAATGAGCCCCCGGGTGCGAGACTCAGGGTTTCCCTCTCCGCCCTTACCGTTGCAGAGTACTTCAGGGATCAGGGACAGGACGTTCTCATATTTATCGACAATATATTCAGATACACCCTTGCAGGGTCCGAGGTGTCGGCGCTCCTGGGCAGGATGCCCTCAGCCGTCGGTTATCAGCCGAACCTCGGGACCGATATGGGTATGCTGCAGGAGAGGATTGCAACCACGAATAAGGGCTCGATCACGTCAATGCAGGCGATTTACGTTCCTGCCGACGATCTTACCGACCCTGCTGTTGCTACTGCATTTACCCACCTCGATGGAACGGTCGTCCTGTCGAGGCAGATCGCCGAGCTTGGTATCTACCCTGCAGTTGATCCCCTTGATTCCACTTCAAGGGCACTCGATCCGAGGACCCTTGGGGAAGACCATTACCGTGTTGCGAGGGGTGTTCAGAAGGTACTCCAGAGATACAAGGGACTCCAGGACATAATTGCAATCCTGGGTATGGAGGAACTCTCCGAGGATGACAAACTCGTGGTTTCAAGGGCCAGAAAGATCCAGAGGTTTCTGAGCCAGCCCTTCCACGTTGCTGAGGCATTTACCGGAACCCCCGGCAAGTACGTAAAGCTTGAGGACACTATTAAGGGTTTTCAGTCAATCATTGACGGCCGGTACGATGATGTGCCCGAGCAGGCTTTCTACATGGTAGGCACCATTGAGGAGGTTGAGGAGAAGGCCAAGAAGCTTGGCTGGAGCAGGGAATAG